tttgttttattttccctttgttttttttagtttttttttaattttagttttagtaaaaatactaaagtGGCACCCAAATAGATGTTACAATttatgccactgccacaaacAACTTAGCACATTTTAGAAAGTAGTTTGTATTTGTTTATTAATTTACGAGCATTTAATTAATAGTTTTACCACTATTTTATTTATTATAGTGCATTTAACTACTTTATAAAAGTGTGATTTCTCCATCAATATTTATTATGAATTACTTGCTAcatttagaacattttagtttttgacttttgaaaaacttttctagtttgactttattttaaatttgaatttgaacgaGTTTTGAATCatcgcgagattatcaacagtaatcgtggtgacgtggcaacattactagagggttactgtagcttaattatccgtgCGTCACataccgtacgttcggtacttgatcggtcggattgtggagacgtacgactacatcaaccgcgttgtgctaacgcttccgttttcggtctacgagggtacgtagacaacactctcccctctcgttgctatccatcaccatgatcctgtgtgtgcgtaggaatttttttaaaattactacgttccccaacaagattttgtgtggaggctatatatacccgttcacccccttctccatatgtgagagagccacccgaacatgcctacacttccagcatacattttctgagagagaaccacctatttatgtgttgagatcaagatatatCATTCCTAtcacaagaatcttgatttctaaccttcccaagttgctttccaatcaaatcatctttccaccatatctaaatctgtgagagagagttgagtgttgaggagactatcatttgaacacacaagagcaaggagttcatcatcaacacaccatctattaccttttggagagtggtgtctcatagattggttaggtgtcgcttgggagcctccatcaagattgtagagttgaaccaagaagtttgtaagggcaaggagatcgcctgcttcgtgaagatctacccgagcgaggcaagtcctttgtgggcgatggccatggtggataGACAAGGTtacttcttcgtggacccttcgtgggtggagccctccatggactcgcgcaaccgttacccttcgtgtcttcatcaacgtggatgtacgataacaccacctatcagaaccacgccaaaaatctccgtgtcttcaTTGCGTTTGCACATTCCAATCACATCCCTTTGCTTTCTTGCAATTAGCATGCTTTATCTTTTCCGCTGCATATACCCTTGTcgtgcttgcttgaaatgtattgtgaatgcttaaacttgtgctaaaactccatcTCAACTTAAACAATTTAAAAATTACCACTTTTACTTGTTGAGGGTATAATTACCCCTCTAGATTCCTCTTCTCAATCCTTTCTTATCTTATATATATGTCGGCCGAACCGAGAAGACTCATGCCATGCACATGAGTCCAGCATATTGAGAGCAGGCTTTCTCAGGTGTCCGACCTTTGGAATGGACTGGGCCTCTTTGAAGTATTTCCCGACAGAAAAATACACTACGAAAAACAAATTCGACTCAAGCCGAAACCCAGCTATCCACTAGGAGGCCAGGCCGGCCCAACACGCGAATGGCCCAGTCTGATTTCTTTCCCTCCAAAACCAAAACCAGCAAAATGGCCCAAAACCCTACTAAAACCCTGGCGACCCGACCACACCTctccgcccgccgccggcgcctcctATGCCCTTCCGCCCCACCTTCCCCCGCCGCTGCCTCGACGACCGCAAgctctcctccttcctctccgcgctcgcctccttctccgccaacCCCTCCCCGTCGCCGCCCGCAGGATCGGTTCCCGCAGCCCGCACCCCCGCCGCCTACAATGCTCTCATGTCCGCCTACTCCCGCGCCGGCCGCCCAGACGAGGTGCTCCGCCTCTTCCGCTCCCTCCCCTTCCCCCCCACCGCGCCCCTCTTCACCACCCTCATATCCTCCCTCGCCGTCTCCGGCCGCCCCCGCGCCGCGCGCGCTGCCTTCTCCTCTCTGCTCGTCTCCGGCCTCACGCCCACCGCTTCTGCCTTCACCGCACTGCTCAAGTGCCATGATGGCTCGCTCGACTCTATGCACCACATTTTCCTTGCGATGACCTCCGCCAGCTGTTCACCTGATGCCGCCGTGTACAACTGCTACATTTCCATGCTCTGCGACTCCGGGCGGCTGGAGGAGGCCTGGGGTATCCTTGACCACATGATGGATGGGGGAGTCCGCCCCACTGTCCGCTCCTACACCGCGATTCTACGTGGATACTGCGAGCAGGGTAAGATTCTGGAAGCAGAGAGGTTATTCGATGCCATGGTCGATGCCGGCTGCTCCCCGGATGTCGTATCCTACAGCGTGCTTATTGAGGGGCTTTGCGGCATCAGGGAGTTTCATAAGGTGGAGAGGATATTAGAAAGAAGTGAAGAGAAGGGGTGGACGCCCAATGCTGTCACCTACAATATTTACATGTCTGCTCTGTGCAGGATGGGGTTCTTGGATGAGGCATGCCATCAAGTAGATAAAATGCGCACCAGAGGGCTCTCGCCAACGGTTGAGACATTGAGTATTCTATTTGATTGCTTGTGCCGAGACTCAAAGTTTTCGGAGGCAGTCTGCTTGCTGGAACACAGTGAAGAATTAGGCTGGCATGCTGATGTGTTCTGCTATAACACTTTGATGGGTAGGCTCTGCGATGCCGGTGATTTTGCAAGAGTCTTCAAGCTGCTGGTTGATCTGTTGAAAAAGGGCATTGGGCCAGATATGTTTAGTTTTACAATTGCAATACGTGGCCTCTGTGGAGTTGGGAAATTCCGTCTGGCAAAGTGTCTAATAGATAATGAGTGGATTGGATATGATGTTGTGGCTTTCAATACTTTGATTCATGGATTCTACAATGCTGGGGATTTACGTGGAGTCAAGCTAACTTACATCAATATGTGCAGTAGGCAAATTTCTCCAAACAACTTTACTAATGCTACATTGATTGATAGCTTATGTAAAGA
This genomic window from Aegilops tauschii subsp. strangulata cultivar AL8/78 chromosome 4, Aet v6.0, whole genome shotgun sequence contains:
- the LOC109767771 gene encoding uncharacterized protein; protein product: MPFRPTFPRRCLDDRKLSSFLSALASFSANPSPSPPAGSVPAARTPAAYNALMSAYSRAGRPDEVLRLFRSLPFPPTAPLFTTLISSLAVSGRPRAARAAFSSLLVSGLTPTASAFTALLKCHDGSLDSMHHIFLAMTSASCSPDAAVYNCYISMLCDSGRLEEAWGILDHMMDGGVRPTVRSYTAILRGYCEQGKILEAERLFDAMVDAGCSPDVVSYSVLIEGLCGIREFHKVERILERSEEKGWTPNAVTYNIYMSALCRMGFLDEACHQVDKMRTRGLSPTVETLSILFDCLCRDSKFSEAVCLLEHSEELGWHADVFCYNTLMGRLCDAGDFARVFKLLVDLLKKGIGPDMFSFTIAIRGLCGVGKFRLAKCLIDNEWIGYDVVAFNTLIHGFYNAGDLRGVKLTYINMCSRQISPNNFTNATLIDSLCKDRKFVEAINSLASLRDGSVPDHVVHLNNRLVKGVRYTKVLNLLDEIRCRGFELDTCIFIPLVRVLCWEGYYKRENINEVSLILTSLGIR